One genomic segment of Ancylobacter sp. IITR112 includes these proteins:
- a CDS encoding class I SAM-dependent methyltransferase codes for MLAARNPAAAYLEIGCFRNDLFDSLPLASKIGVDPVQGGTVRATSDEFFATNTQKFDLIFIDGLHTYEQVHRDVANALKVVNPGGWIAMHDMLPSSVMGQHEPHPEIGAWVGGGWKVGFELLQTQGVDFKIVKIDHGVGVIRVTNPGAALADLSGELAGPRFPYFYENYTRLPLVTWEEALPWLRTA; via the coding sequence GTGCTCGCCGCGCGCAATCCGGCGGCCGCCTATCTGGAAATCGGCTGCTTCAGAAACGACCTGTTCGATTCGCTGCCCCTGGCGTCCAAGATCGGCGTCGATCCCGTACAGGGCGGAACGGTCCGCGCCACCTCCGACGAGTTCTTCGCCACCAACACGCAAAAATTCGACCTCATCTTCATTGACGGCCTGCACACCTATGAACAGGTCCACCGCGATGTCGCCAATGCCCTCAAGGTGGTCAATCCTGGTGGCTGGATCGCCATGCATGACATGCTGCCGAGTAGCGTGATGGGGCAGCATGAGCCGCATCCGGAGATCGGCGCCTGGGTCGGCGGGGGCTGGAAGGTCGGCTTCGAGCTCCTCCAGACCCAGGGCGTCGACTTCAAGATCGTGAAGATCGACCATGGCGTCGGCGTGATCCGTGTGACCAATCCCGGGGCGGCGCTGGCCGATCTCAGCGGCGAACTGGCCGGGCCTCGTTTTCCCTATTTCTATGAGAACTACACCCGCCTGCCGCTGGTGACATGGGAAGAGGCACTGCCCTGGCTGCGCACGGCCTGA
- a CDS encoding polysaccharide biosynthesis protein, producing the protein MTGGVLNYLVGLSRAKKRAVLSLVDAALLAMSFFLAMALRLDGFTPALAPPSWLAFVIVLPFTLLLFRVMGLYRTVVRHVAGRTVRVLAYGLAISALALLFVASGLGLFLPRSVPAIYWLLAMGLLGGARFGLRAVYRQRQARHKARVIIYGAGAAGRQLLATLEHGGDYVPIAFLDDAQELQGRDIGGLRVYSPARLARLVTEHDIECVLLAIPSATRQQRRTILERLEPLGLRVQTIPGLSDIVSGRAELSEIREVSIEDLLGRDLVPPRQELLDANIRGKVVMVTGAGGSIGSELCRQILTQGPASLILLDLSEFGLYRIDEELRGLAEAEGLEARIVPLLGSVLDRPRVECALRRFGVETIFHAAAYKHVPLVEHNAVEGVRNNVFGTLALAEAARSCGVRAFVLISTDKAVRPTNIMGASKRVAELVCQALSGLPGETVFSIVRFGNVVGSSGSVIPLFRRQIEANGPVTVTHPDITRYFMAIPEAAQLVIQAGAMAQGGDVFILDMGEPVRIVDLAKRMVRLSGLNPVVTEPGATAAARVKGDIEIRFTELRPGEKLFEELLVGDGAQPTVHPRIMTATEVAMDWPALQDVLQRLATACDAHDLPAIRALLQETPSGYEPAEAIGDLRWLAMQPPPKAGATGLSGVA; encoded by the coding sequence ATGACCGGCGGCGTTCTCAATTATCTCGTCGGCCTCAGCCGGGCTAAGAAGCGCGCCGTGCTCAGCCTGGTGGATGCGGCGCTGCTTGCCATGAGCTTCTTTCTGGCGATGGCGCTGCGGCTGGATGGCTTCACGCCCGCCCTGGCGCCGCCGAGCTGGCTCGCCTTCGTCATCGTCCTGCCCTTCACTCTCCTGCTGTTCCGCGTGATGGGGCTCTACCGCACCGTCGTGCGCCATGTGGCCGGGCGCACGGTGCGGGTGCTGGCGTATGGTCTGGCCATTTCCGCCCTCGCACTGCTGTTCGTGGCGTCAGGCCTCGGCCTTTTCCTGCCGCGCTCGGTGCCGGCCATCTACTGGCTGCTGGCGATGGGCCTGCTCGGCGGGGCGCGCTTCGGCCTGCGGGCGGTCTATCGCCAGCGCCAGGCGCGGCATAAGGCGCGGGTGATCATCTATGGCGCCGGTGCCGCCGGGCGGCAATTGCTGGCCACGCTGGAACATGGCGGCGACTATGTGCCGATCGCCTTCCTCGACGACGCCCAGGAACTGCAGGGGCGCGACATTGGCGGGTTGCGCGTCTATTCGCCGGCGCGGCTGGCACGGCTCGTGACCGAACATGATATCGAATGCGTGTTGCTGGCCATCCCCAGCGCCACGCGCCAGCAGCGCCGCACCATATTGGAGCGGCTCGAACCGCTCGGCCTGCGCGTCCAGACCATTCCCGGCCTGTCTGATATCGTGTCCGGTCGCGCCGAGCTGAGCGAGATCCGGGAAGTGTCGATCGAGGATCTGCTCGGCCGCGATCTCGTGCCGCCGCGGCAGGAACTGCTTGACGCCAATATCCGCGGCAAGGTGGTGATGGTCACGGGGGCGGGCGGGTCGATTGGCAGCGAACTGTGCCGGCAAATCCTGACCCAGGGCCCTGCCAGCCTCATTCTGCTCGATCTGTCGGAATTCGGTCTGTACCGCATCGACGAGGAACTGCGCGGCCTCGCCGAGGCCGAGGGGCTGGAGGCGCGCATCGTGCCGCTGCTGGGTTCGGTTCTCGACCGGCCGCGGGTCGAATGCGCGCTGCGTCGCTTCGGCGTGGAGACGATCTTCCACGCCGCCGCCTACAAGCATGTGCCGCTGGTCGAGCACAACGCGGTGGAGGGGGTGCGCAACAATGTGTTCGGCACCCTCGCTCTGGCGGAAGCGGCGCGCAGTTGCGGGGTCCGGGCCTTCGTCCTGATCTCGACCGACAAGGCGGTGCGGCCGACCAATATCATGGGCGCGTCGAAGCGGGTTGCCGAGCTTGTCTGCCAGGCGCTGAGCGGCCTGCCGGGAGAGACCGTGTTCTCCATCGTGCGCTTCGGCAATGTCGTCGGCTCCTCCGGTTCGGTCATTCCGCTGTTCCGCCGGCAGATCGAGGCCAATGGGCCGGTGACGGTGACGCATCCCGACATTACCCGCTATTTCATGGCCATACCGGAGGCGGCCCAACTGGTGATCCAGGCGGGCGCGATGGCCCAGGGCGGCGATGTCTTCATCCTCGACATGGGTGAGCCGGTGCGGATCGTCGATCTCGCCAAACGTATGGTGCGGCTGAGCGGCCTCAACCCGGTGGTCACAGAGCCAGGGGCCACCGCGGCCGCCCGGGTGAAGGGCGACATCGAAATCCGCTTCACCGAGCTGAGGCCGGGCGAGAAGCTGTTCGAGGAACTGCTGGTCGGCGACGGGGCGCAGCCGACCGTGCATCCGCGCATCATGACCGCCACCGAGGTGGCGATGGACTGGCCGGCGCTGCAGGACGTGCTGCAGCGTCTCGCGACCGCCTGCGACGCGCATGACCTGCCGGCCATCCGCGCGCTTCTGCAGGAGACGCCCAGCGGCTACGAGCCGGCGGAGGCGATCGGCGATCTGCGCTGGCTGGCGATGCAGCCCCCGCCCAAGGCCGGAGCGACGGGACTGAGCGGCGTCGCCTGA
- a CDS encoding DegT/DnrJ/EryC1/StrS family aminotransferase, producing MAAVQRVLASNRVNYWTGEEGRAFEREFAAWAGSRHAIALANGTVALDLALHGLGIGPGDEVVVTPRTFIASVSCVVNAGATPVFAEVDRDSGNLTAETIAAVLTPRTRAVVLVHLGGWPCDMDPIMDLSARHGFKVIEDCAQAHGARYRGRSVGSIGHVGAWSFCQDKIMTTGGEGGMVTTDDEALWSRMWSYKDHGKSWDAVYRRQHPPGFRWLHESFGTNWRMLEMQAAIGRVQLRHVDAWVETRRAHARAITDALAPFAGQGLRLPDLLSSGRQGDVHAQYRLYAYVDPGKLRRDWSRDRIISEIVAQGVPCYQGSCSEVYLERAFEGTGWRPPQGLPVARDLGQTSLQFLVHPTLTAAEIKRTADAAAKVMARAFGQE from the coding sequence ATGGCGGCCGTCCAGCGCGTCCTTGCCTCCAACAGGGTCAATTACTGGACCGGCGAGGAGGGGCGGGCGTTCGAGCGCGAATTCGCCGCCTGGGCCGGCTCGCGCCATGCCATCGCCCTCGCCAATGGCACGGTGGCGCTCGACCTCGCCTTGCACGGCCTCGGGATCGGCCCCGGGGACGAGGTCGTCGTGACCCCGCGCACCTTCATCGCCTCGGTCTCCTGCGTGGTGAATGCCGGCGCGACCCCGGTCTTTGCCGAGGTTGACCGCGACAGCGGCAACCTAACCGCCGAGACCATCGCCGCCGTGCTCACCCCTCGCACCCGCGCCGTGGTGCTGGTTCATCTCGGGGGCTGGCCCTGCGACATGGACCCCATTATGGATCTCTCGGCCCGCCATGGCTTCAAGGTCATCGAGGATTGCGCCCAGGCGCATGGCGCCCGTTATCGCGGCCGCAGCGTCGGCTCGATCGGCCATGTCGGCGCCTGGTCGTTCTGCCAGGACAAGATCATGACCACCGGCGGCGAGGGTGGAATGGTCACCACCGACGATGAGGCGCTCTGGTCGCGCATGTGGTCCTATAAAGACCATGGCAAGAGCTGGGACGCGGTCTACCGCCGCCAGCACCCGCCGGGTTTCCGCTGGTTGCATGAGAGCTTCGGTACCAATTGGCGCATGCTGGAAATGCAGGCCGCCATCGGCCGCGTTCAGTTGCGCCATGTGGACGCCTGGGTGGAAACGCGCCGCGCCCATGCCCGTGCCATCACCGACGCGCTGGCTCCCTTTGCCGGGCAGGGCCTGCGCCTGCCGGACCTCCTCTCATCGGGACGGCAAGGCGATGTCCATGCCCAATATAGACTTTATGCGTATGTGGACCCTGGCAAATTGCGTCGTGACTGGTCCCGCGACCGCATCATCTCGGAAATAGTCGCCCAGGGTGTGCCTTGTTACCAAGGGAGCTGTTCGGAAGTTTATCTGGAACGCGCATTTGAGGGCACGGGTTGGCGACCTCCCCAGGGATTGCCAGTGGCGCGAGACCTGGGCCAGACGAGCCTTCAATTCCTGGTACATCCAACCTTGACCGCCGCTGAAATCAAGCGCACCGCAGATGCCGCCGCGAAGGTGATGGCGCGGGCTTTCGGGCAGGAGTGA
- a CDS encoding HAD family hydrolase has product MTDRQFLVVFDMDDTLYPERQFIAGGLAAAADKLEPSNRTAFITHAMALFNEGLRGVRNIIDGAVTRLDLGDVDIAGLEKAYRQHRPLLAPREGIPELLEELGREAGLALLSDGRQDEQRRKWAALNLDGYFEAVLFTDELGRAAWKPAPIGYQMLQGSRLAQQCVYVGDNVAKDFVSPIALGWHTVLLSLPDQIHLSQEGVAAKLTVESVDGLRRTLFDILRAV; this is encoded by the coding sequence GTGACGGACCGACAATTTCTTGTTGTTTTTGACATGGATGATACGCTTTATCCGGAGCGGCAGTTCATCGCAGGAGGGCTCGCCGCCGCCGCTGATAAGCTGGAGCCGTCCAACCGGACAGCGTTCATTACGCACGCGATGGCGCTGTTCAATGAGGGTTTGCGTGGCGTGCGGAACATAATCGACGGCGCCGTTACAAGGCTGGACCTTGGTGATGTCGATATCGCCGGGCTTGAGAAGGCTTACCGGCAGCACCGGCCACTTCTCGCGCCACGGGAGGGGATTCCTGAGCTTTTGGAAGAGCTTGGAAGAGAGGCCGGTCTCGCCCTTTTGAGCGACGGACGTCAGGATGAACAGCGGCGGAAATGGGCAGCCCTCAATCTTGACGGATATTTCGAGGCGGTTCTGTTTACCGACGAACTCGGCCGTGCGGCGTGGAAGCCGGCTCCAATTGGCTATCAAATGCTGCAGGGATCCCGCCTGGCTCAGCAGTGTGTGTATGTTGGCGACAACGTTGCCAAAGATTTCGTATCCCCCATCGCCCTTGGTTGGCACACTGTGTTGCTCAGCCTTCCAGATCAAATTCATTTGTCTCAGGAAGGGGTTGCTGCCAAATTGACCGTCGAAAGCGTCGACGGTTTGCGCCGCACTCTTTTCGACATTTTACGGGCGGTGTGA
- a CDS encoding ATP-grasp domain-containing protein — protein sequence MKMSVLLSSAGRRVELVQIFRAEAARLGVAMNIVAADLDPKHAPACHFADAAEAVPAVGTPGYSEALLSIVARRNVSLVVPLIDPDVTAWSLIARQAANEFGCRVAVSAPEAVAICRDKARTAAVLAAGGLSVPWTRPAETFDPTSSETPWPLVCKPVGGSSSVGLRVLSSPEQALVEPPAPGTIVQEQLFGEEVTVNVFYDRGGGLLYAVPHRRQSVRSGEVSRGVTFAHDGLMAAAERIGTLLPGVWGPLCFQAMLREDGSFGIFEINARFGGGYPLAQEAGAMGVRYLLQDVLGEALVPVSKWREGISMIRYDQSVFTLD from the coding sequence ATGAAGATGTCTGTATTGTTGAGTAGTGCCGGTCGTCGCGTGGAATTAGTGCAGATTTTCCGAGCTGAGGCGGCCAGGCTCGGAGTGGCGATGAACATCGTCGCGGCGGATCTCGATCCGAAGCACGCGCCCGCCTGTCACTTCGCGGATGCGGCCGAGGCTGTTCCGGCGGTAGGGACCCCCGGCTATTCGGAAGCGCTGCTCAGCATCGTCGCTCGCCGAAATGTCTCCCTTGTGGTCCCTTTAATTGATCCGGATGTGACTGCGTGGTCCCTCATTGCAAGGCAGGCGGCGAACGAATTCGGGTGCCGGGTAGCCGTCTCGGCTCCGGAGGCCGTGGCCATTTGCCGGGACAAGGCGCGAACGGCGGCGGTTCTGGCGGCGGGCGGCCTCAGCGTTCCTTGGACGCGCCCTGCCGAGACATTTGATCCCACATCATCGGAAACGCCGTGGCCACTGGTCTGCAAGCCGGTCGGAGGATCGAGCAGCGTCGGATTGCGTGTGCTGAGCTCTCCGGAGCAGGCGCTTGTCGAGCCTCCGGCCCCCGGCACAATCGTGCAAGAGCAGCTTTTCGGTGAGGAGGTCACGGTCAATGTGTTCTACGACCGGGGCGGAGGTCTGCTTTACGCGGTTCCACATCGCCGGCAATCGGTTCGCTCCGGCGAGGTATCGCGCGGTGTTACCTTCGCCCATGACGGATTGATGGCGGCGGCTGAGCGGATCGGCACCCTGTTGCCGGGTGTGTGGGGCCCGCTTTGCTTCCAGGCCATGCTGCGCGAAGACGGATCCTTCGGAATCTTTGAGATCAATGCGCGCTTCGGTGGTGGCTATCCGCTCGCTCAGGAGGCGGGGGCGATGGGTGTGCGTTACCTTCTGCAGGATGTGCTTGGCGAAGCGCTCGTACCTGTGAGCAAATGGCGTGAAGGCATCTCCATGATCAGATACGATCAGTCCGTATTTACTTTAGACTGA
- a CDS encoding sugar transferase, with translation MKRAFDILVAGTLLVLLLPVFLALALLIRAKLGAPVLFRQKRPGLHGRPFEIIKFRTMTNARDSAGRLLSDGERLTRFGRFLRASSLDELPELWNVLKGEMSLVGPRPLLMEYLPLYSPEQARRHEVRPGITGWAQVNGRNAISWEEKFAMDVWYVDHRSMALDMRIIVRTFSKVIKAEDISSRNHATMPIFSPSVDNKD, from the coding sequence ATGAAGCGAGCCTTCGATATCCTCGTTGCCGGCACGCTGCTCGTGCTTCTTCTGCCGGTGTTTCTCGCCCTCGCGCTTCTCATCCGCGCAAAGCTGGGCGCGCCGGTACTGTTCCGGCAGAAGCGGCCAGGATTGCACGGCCGGCCGTTCGAAATCATCAAGTTTCGCACCATGACGAATGCGCGCGACAGCGCGGGGCGCCTGCTCTCCGATGGCGAGCGCCTGACCCGCTTCGGCCGCTTCCTGCGGGCCTCCAGCCTCGATGAGCTTCCCGAGCTGTGGAACGTGCTGAAGGGCGAGATGAGCCTCGTCGGACCGCGGCCGCTGCTGATGGAGTATCTGCCGCTCTACTCGCCTGAGCAGGCCCGCCGCCACGAGGTGCGCCCGGGCATCACCGGCTGGGCGCAGGTGAACGGGCGCAATGCGATCTCATGGGAAGAGAAATTCGCGATGGATGTCTGGTACGTCGATCATCGCAGCATGGCGCTCGACATGCGCATAATCGTCAGGACGTTTAGCAAAGTGATAAAGGCAGAAGATATAAGTTCGCGTAACCACGCAACAATGCCAATTTTTTCGCCGAGTGTTGATAATAAAGATTAA
- a CDS encoding O-antigen ligase family protein, with protein MALFLKPHGDGGAAFVASVLLLFANVVLGGATRTGYLADVLLQALSLPFLALAVWLWLDRLTARRPAWSFGLVCGAALAATGLVIALAQFLPLFGAPGWEGISARIVAAGGQGLDGVAWTGSSSVDPAASLAALPAVLPPLALFLLVALLDEEGRLRFAGWAVVIGLVALLLGILQVMQGPASGLRFFEISNRSESVGFFANRNHFAAQLYVTFLLAVAWFVGRGDRVLGHRGASTPKVIWLAAAFSLGVLVLAGIALARSRAGILLLLVALAGVVVMAPLILSVLRGRGAAPHRVRSLVLAVLVGVVLLVGQLGADRFLGRFGGGLVDQLRAVLNETTFQAAREALPFGTGLGTFTAVFPVYEGPATLSPQYVNRAHDDWLEFFLETGLPGMVLVACFLAWFGERIYRLWIASGATGGLRLLVLQQCASLAVLLLMLHSLVDYPLRTAAMFAYFAACCALMTPGAAAARLARDTRAPAAAPPPRQSRRPARTSTAGGRT; from the coding sequence TTGGCCCTGTTTTTGAAGCCACATGGCGACGGAGGCGCGGCATTTGTCGCCTCAGTCCTCCTTCTGTTCGCGAATGTCGTGCTGGGCGGGGCCACCCGCACCGGCTACCTCGCGGACGTGCTGCTGCAGGCGCTCAGCCTGCCCTTTCTCGCGCTGGCAGTCTGGCTGTGGCTGGACCGTCTGACCGCCCGGCGTCCCGCCTGGAGCTTCGGGCTCGTCTGTGGCGCTGCGCTGGCGGCGACGGGTCTCGTCATCGCGCTCGCCCAGTTTCTCCCCCTGTTCGGTGCGCCGGGCTGGGAGGGCATCTCCGCCCGCATCGTCGCCGCCGGGGGGCAGGGGCTCGACGGTGTGGCCTGGACGGGCAGTTCCTCGGTCGATCCGGCGGCGAGCCTCGCCGCCCTGCCGGCCGTGCTGCCGCCGCTGGCGCTTTTTCTCCTGGTCGCGCTGCTGGATGAGGAAGGGCGCCTGCGCTTTGCCGGCTGGGCGGTCGTGATCGGTCTGGTCGCGCTCCTTCTGGGCATTTTGCAGGTGATGCAGGGGCCGGCGAGCGGCTTGCGCTTCTTCGAGATCAGCAACCGCTCGGAATCGGTGGGCTTCTTCGCCAACCGCAATCATTTCGCTGCGCAGCTCTATGTCACCTTCCTGCTCGCCGTGGCGTGGTTCGTCGGCCGTGGCGACCGCGTCCTCGGCCATCGGGGGGCGAGCACGCCCAAGGTGATCTGGCTGGCCGCCGCCTTCAGCCTCGGCGTGCTCGTCCTGGCCGGCATCGCTCTCGCCCGGTCGCGGGCGGGCATCCTGCTGCTACTGGTGGCATTGGCGGGGGTGGTGGTGATGGCGCCGCTCATCCTCTCCGTGCTTCGCGGGCGCGGCGCGGCGCCGCACCGGGTGCGCAGCCTGGTGCTGGCGGTGCTGGTGGGCGTTGTGCTGCTGGTCGGGCAACTCGGCGCCGACCGTTTTCTCGGGCGATTCGGCGGCGGTCTCGTCGACCAGTTGCGCGCCGTGCTCAACGAGACGACGTTCCAGGCCGCGCGCGAGGCGCTGCCTTTCGGCACCGGGCTCGGCACCTTCACCGCCGTGTTCCCGGTCTATGAAGGGCCGGCAACGCTGAGCCCGCAATATGTCAACCGCGCGCATGACGACTGGCTGGAGTTCTTCCTGGAGACCGGCCTGCCCGGTATGGTGCTGGTGGCCTGTTTCCTCGCCTGGTTCGGCGAGCGCATCTATCGCCTGTGGATCGCCTCCGGGGCGACGGGCGGGCTGCGGCTGCTTGTGCTGCAGCAATGCGCCTCGCTGGCGGTGCTGCTGCTGATGCTGCATTCCCTTGTGGATTATCCCCTGCGCACCGCCGCCATGTTCGCCTATTTCGCCGCCTGCTGCGCGCTGATGACGCCGGGAGCGGCGGCGGCCCGGCTGGCGCGGGACACCCGCGCGCCCGCCGCCGCGCCGCCGCCCCGGCAAAGCCGCCGGCCGGCGCGGACCTCGACCGCAGGGGGGCGGACATGA
- a CDS encoding tyrosine-protein phosphatase, which produces MIDLHNHLLPGIDDGAADLATAVEMARLHVAQGVEIVACTPHILPGVYHNEGPAIRQAVDDLQRVLDEAGVPLILIPGADNHIVPDFAGELRRGRLLTLGDTRYALVEPPHNVAPARLDELVFTILLANYVPIVTHPERLKWIEEKYDLIERMVARGVWMQITSGSLTGRFGRRPTYWAEKMVSEGKAHILASDAHDTMKRPPDLAEGRRAAERLVGSAEATRMTVQCPRDIVLDRAPAECAATGVAGLNEAGRNDSDNPRAHRGGGGGGDLLGRLRRFFGR; this is translated from the coding sequence ATGATCGACCTGCACAACCACCTTCTGCCGGGCATTGATGACGGCGCCGCCGATCTCGCCACCGCCGTCGAGATGGCGCGGCTTCATGTCGCGCAGGGGGTGGAGATTGTCGCCTGCACGCCGCACATCCTGCCCGGCGTCTACCATAATGAAGGGCCGGCGATTCGGCAGGCGGTGGACGATCTCCAGCGCGTGCTCGACGAGGCGGGCGTGCCGCTGATCCTCATTCCCGGCGCCGACAATCACATCGTGCCCGATTTCGCCGGCGAGTTGCGCCGCGGGCGGCTGCTGACGCTGGGGGATACGCGCTATGCGCTGGTCGAGCCGCCGCATAATGTCGCCCCGGCGCGGCTGGACGAATTGGTCTTTACCATTCTTTTGGCGAATTATGTGCCTATCGTGACCCATCCCGAGCGGCTGAAGTGGATCGAGGAGAAATATGATCTCATCGAGCGCATGGTGGCTCGGGGGGTGTGGATGCAGATTACCTCGGGATCTCTGACCGGCCGTTTCGGGCGCCGACCGACATACTGGGCGGAGAAGATGGTCAGCGAGGGCAAGGCGCATATCCTCGCCAGCGACGCGCATGATACGATGAAGCGCCCGCCGGACCTGGCCGAGGGCCGCCGGGCGGCGGAACGCCTTGTGGGCAGCGCGGAGGCCACGCGCATGACGGTGCAATGCCCGCGCGACATCGTTTTGGACAGGGCGCCGGCAGAATGCGCGGCGACAGGGGTGGCAGGGTTAAATGAAGCTGGGCGGAACGATAGCGACAATCCCCGCGCGCATCGCGGCGGTGGCGGTGGCGGCGATCTTCTTGGCCGGCTGCGTCGCTTCTTCGGGCGATAG
- a CDS encoding polysaccharide biosynthesis/export family protein — protein MKLGGTIATIPARIAAVAVAAIFLAGCVASSGDSPSPSTSAASYVNSGEQAPSSAARTAAPAAAATARPASAASISAVPVSAQPASLPASEVAAVSAVTAVSTPGSDGYRVGPLDVLNVTVFKVEDLTKTVQVSESGTFAFPLVGDVQASGRTVSEIEKDLAAKLGSNYLRNPQVTVLVKEYNSHRITVDGAVNKPGVFPMQGPMSLLQSIAMAGGMQEVAEGTILVFRRIDGKTAVAKFSVADLRSQKASDPDLLAGDIVTVPSSDLKIGMKYIFQTVPLFNAFMLL, from the coding sequence ATGAAGCTGGGCGGAACGATAGCGACAATCCCCGCGCGCATCGCGGCGGTGGCGGTGGCGGCGATCTTCTTGGCCGGCTGCGTCGCTTCTTCGGGCGATAGCCCCTCGCCTTCCACCTCGGCGGCGAGCTATGTGAATTCGGGCGAGCAGGCACCGTCCTCCGCCGCCCGCACGGCGGCACCCGCTGCCGCCGCGACGGCGCGGCCCGCTTCGGCCGCGTCGATATCGGCGGTGCCGGTCAGCGCCCAGCCGGCGAGCCTGCCGGCCAGCGAGGTGGCGGCGGTGAGCGCGGTGACGGCGGTCAGCACGCCCGGCTCCGACGGCTACCGGGTCGGCCCGCTCGATGTTCTCAATGTGACGGTGTTCAAGGTCGAGGATCTGACCAAGACGGTGCAGGTGTCCGAGAGCGGCACCTTTGCCTTCCCGCTGGTGGGCGACGTGCAGGCGTCCGGCCGCACGGTGAGCGAGATCGAGAAGGACCTCGCCGCCAAGCTCGGCAGCAATTATCTGCGCAATCCGCAGGTGACGGTGCTGGTGAAGGAATATAACAGCCACCGCATCACGGTGGACGGCGCGGTCAACAAGCCCGGCGTGTTTCCCATGCAGGGGCCGATGTCGCTGCTGCAATCCATCGCCATGGCCGGCGGCATGCAGGAAGTGGCCGAGGGCACCATCCTGGTGTTCCGCCGCATTGACGGCAAGACGGCGGTAGCCAAGTTCAGCGTCGCCGACCTGCGCTCGCAGAAGGCGAGTGACCCGGATCTTCTCGCCGGCGACATCGTGACGGTGCCGAGTTCTGACCTCAAGATCGGTATGAAGTACATTTTCCAGACGGTTCCGCTATTCAACGCCTTCATGCTGTTGTAG